A stretch of Burkholderia sp. HI2500 DNA encodes these proteins:
- a CDS encoding DUF1493 family protein: MDDRQLWEKLEAFVREEAAVSSKRRITGSTSVSDDLGQTGDDADIFMDRFFSRFEVDRGDYDFGRYFLMEGEGILYHVVRKYLLRKPHTFKREALTVNMLCKAVTLGRWDSEAIKE; encoded by the coding sequence ATGGACGACCGTCAATTGTGGGAAAAGCTGGAAGCGTTCGTTCGCGAGGAAGCAGCCGTATCGAGCAAGCGCCGGATTACCGGGAGCACCTCCGTATCCGACGATCTCGGACAAACCGGAGACGATGCCGACATCTTCATGGATCGATTCTTCTCCCGCTTCGAGGTGGATCGCGGCGACTACGATTTCGGACGTTACTTCCTGATGGAAGGTGAAGGGATCCTGTATCACGTCGTGCGCAAGTACCTGCTCAGGAAACCTCATACGTTCAAACGGGAGGCATTGACCGTCAACATGCTGTGCAAAGCCGTCACACTCGGCAGGTGGGACTCCGAGGCAATCAAGGAATGA
- a CDS encoding STM2901 family protein → MNTYRYQNQQNLSPTELFFLIAADETCKQAGIDDVEAVILILSGLPILPTRAKPFGATQGTSVASVMARSVFRYEFKRKVLPTVTLQSIKNLRVILTHRVAVFVGRTVPGVGWALLAKDAFHIVRNTVSRYNQIAKPEDRVL, encoded by the coding sequence GTGAATACCTATCGCTACCAGAACCAGCAAAACCTGAGTCCGACCGAACTATTCTTCCTGATCGCCGCCGATGAAACGTGCAAACAAGCCGGAATCGACGACGTAGAAGCCGTTATTCTGATTCTCTCCGGCCTGCCGATCCTTCCGACCCGCGCCAAGCCGTTCGGGGCAACCCAAGGTACCTCCGTCGCATCGGTAATGGCACGGTCGGTGTTCCGGTATGAATTCAAACGCAAGGTGCTACCGACCGTCACACTACAAAGCATCAAGAATCTGCGTGTGATCCTGACTCATCGCGTTGCGGTGTTCGTTGGTCGGACGGTGCCAGGCGTCGGCTGGGCCCTGCTCGCCAAAGATGCCTTCCATATTGTCCGGAACACCGTTTCCCGGTACAACCAGATTGCCAAACCGGAGGACAGGGTTCTGTAA
- a CDS encoding VOC family protein: MQLLDHVSISVPDIDVARPFYDAIMAALGAAKVYDRPTALGYGERCNANDTASTFLAVYLDPAEIGVSKRHWCFKAASREQVDAFFEAGLATGGQSDGEPGLRPRYHGDYYGAFLVDPAGNRVEAVCHASVPVRAS; the protein is encoded by the coding sequence ATGCAATTGCTTGATCACGTATCCATCAGCGTGCCGGATATTGACGTCGCGCGCCCGTTCTACGATGCCATCATGGCCGCGCTCGGCGCAGCCAAGGTCTATGACCGGCCGACCGCGCTCGGCTATGGCGAACGTTGCAATGCGAACGACACCGCATCGACGTTTCTGGCGGTCTATCTGGATCCCGCTGAAATCGGCGTGAGCAAGCGGCACTGGTGCTTCAAGGCCGCGAGCCGCGAGCAGGTGGATGCGTTTTTCGAGGCCGGCCTGGCGACGGGCGGGCAGTCCGACGGTGAACCCGGCTTGCGGCCGCGTTACCACGGCGACTACTACGGCGCGTTTCTCGTCGACCCGGCCGGTAACCGCGTGGAAGCGGTGTGCCACGCGTCCGTGCCAGTGCGGGCATCGTGA
- the trpS gene encoding tryptophan--tRNA ligase, protein MTHPARPTILTGDRTTGPLHLGHYIGSLRARVQMQHEAKQFLLLADTQALTDNMGRRQRVTENVIEVALDYLAVGIDPAISTIVVQSQVPELAELTQYLLNLVTVARLERNPTIKEEIRLRGFERDIPAGFLTYPVSQAADITAFKATHVPVGDDQLPMIEQTNELVRRFNATVEQPVLVECEAVLSAVTRLPGIDGKAKMSKSLGNAITLGSTPDEITQAVKDMYTDPNHLRVSDPGQVEGNVVFTFLDAFEPDVQKVDELKAHYRRGGLGDSVVKRVLNERLQALIEPIRARRREFEADKAEVMAILKCGTMHARDVAGATLAEVKGAMGLNYFD, encoded by the coding sequence ATGACCCACCCCGCCCGACCGACCATCCTCACCGGCGACCGCACGACCGGCCCGCTGCACCTCGGCCACTACATCGGCTCGCTGCGCGCGCGCGTGCAGATGCAGCACGAAGCGAAGCAGTTCCTGCTGCTCGCCGACACGCAGGCGCTGACCGACAACATGGGCCGCCGCCAGCGCGTCACCGAGAACGTGATCGAAGTCGCGCTCGACTATCTCGCGGTCGGCATCGATCCGGCGATCTCGACGATCGTCGTGCAGTCGCAGGTGCCCGAACTCGCCGAGCTGACGCAATACCTGCTGAACCTCGTCACGGTCGCGCGCCTCGAACGCAATCCGACCATCAAGGAAGAGATCCGCCTGCGCGGTTTCGAGCGCGACATCCCGGCCGGCTTCCTGACCTACCCGGTGAGCCAGGCAGCCGACATCACCGCGTTCAAGGCGACACACGTGCCGGTCGGCGACGACCAGTTGCCGATGATCGAGCAGACCAACGAACTCGTGCGCCGCTTCAACGCGACCGTCGAGCAGCCGGTGCTGGTCGAATGCGAGGCCGTGCTGTCGGCGGTCACGCGGCTGCCGGGGATCGACGGCAAGGCGAAGATGAGCAAGTCGCTCGGCAACGCGATCACGCTCGGCTCGACGCCGGACGAGATCACGCAGGCCGTGAAGGACATGTACACGGACCCGAACCACCTGCGCGTGAGCGATCCCGGCCAGGTCGAGGGCAACGTCGTGTTCACGTTCCTCGATGCGTTCGAACCTGACGTGCAGAAGGTTGACGAGCTGAAGGCGCACTACCGTCGCGGCGGGCTCGGCGACAGCGTCGTCAAGCGCGTGCTGAACGAGCGGCTGCAGGCGTTGATCGAGCCGATCCGCGCGCGCCGTCGCGAATTCGAGGCCGACAAGGCTGAAGTGATGGCGATCCTGAAGTGCGGCACGATGCACGCACGGGACGTGGCCGGCGCGACGCTCGCCGAGGTGAAGGGCGCGATGGGGTTGAACTACTTCGATTGA
- a CDS encoding SEL1-like repeat protein codes for MNDSLPRNMSLTAFNPHRTAFECKHEVDVAPPLDPEADRWNQQAMVQTSALLWPNQRDYKGAVDLWTKAAERKHWKAMLNLANAYAQGEGVDRDSEHALQITEQAMKLGIPAAYDLMGTYYMDGMGVKQDASRAYAFWQLAADKGSPSAMAYLGGKMDALYDDPKAGFWGNRKIALQMLECAVAQGNGRAAYVLGTTIAGDRAELGENNERALKTLHAGVKFGSAESAGYLFGAFDDGDPVAGGVKDRARAERYSVLADRLERDPDLRLPNLDKMVPLPPAKLPKWDGKKETLIDAAKAVTSAKPAVPPVSLRTGRAHVPDG; via the coding sequence ATGAACGATTCTCTTCCTCGCAACATGTCGTTGACCGCCTTCAACCCTCATCGCACAGCGTTTGAGTGCAAGCACGAGGTTGACGTGGCGCCCCCGCTCGATCCCGAGGCCGATCGATGGAACCAGCAGGCAATGGTGCAGACCAGCGCGCTGTTGTGGCCGAACCAACGCGATTACAAGGGCGCTGTCGATTTGTGGACGAAGGCGGCCGAGCGCAAGCACTGGAAGGCAATGCTGAATCTGGCGAACGCCTACGCCCAGGGGGAGGGGGTGGATCGTGATTCCGAACATGCGCTGCAGATCACCGAACAGGCGATGAAACTGGGTATTCCGGCGGCCTACGATCTGATGGGTACGTATTACATGGACGGGATGGGCGTAAAACAGGATGCCAGCCGCGCCTATGCATTCTGGCAATTGGCCGCCGATAAGGGCAGTCCGAGTGCGATGGCGTATCTGGGTGGCAAGATGGACGCGCTCTACGACGACCCCAAGGCGGGGTTCTGGGGCAATCGCAAGATCGCACTCCAGATGCTTGAATGTGCGGTCGCGCAGGGCAACGGGCGTGCGGCGTATGTGTTGGGAACGACGATCGCGGGCGATCGAGCCGAGTTGGGCGAGAACAACGAACGTGCGCTCAAGACGTTGCATGCGGGCGTGAAATTCGGTAGCGCCGAGAGTGCGGGATATTTGTTCGGTGCGTTCGATGATGGCGATCCGGTAGCCGGTGGCGTGAAGGATCGCGCTCGCGCCGAGCGTTACAGCGTCCTTGCCGATCGCCTGGAACGCGACCCCGACCTGCGTCTGCCGAACCTTGACAAGATGGTGCCGCTGCCGCCCGCCAAACTGCCCAAATGGGACGGCAAAAAGGAGACGTTGATCGACGCGGCGAAGGCGGTGACGTCTGCCAAGCCCGCCGTGCCTCCCGTGTCGCTGCGTACGGGGCGCGCGCACGTGCCCGATGGCTAA
- a CDS encoding PDDEXK nuclease domain-containing protein, whose product MKLSTLGWAEDYRHWFTELKQRVERARQRAVASANRELVSLYWQIGRDILDRQQKQGWGAGVVDQLARDLKAAFPDMRGFSPRNLKYMRALAQAFPRPEFVQQPVAQLPWSHVVTLLDKLDDAPQRLWYAEKSLEHGWSRSVLTMQIETAAHARAGNAVTNFADRLPPPQSDLARDALKDPYILDFLGLTENAQERDIERALTQHITRFLLELGAGFAFVGRQYRLEVGGDEFFIDLLFYHLKLRCYVVVELKTTPFKPEYAGQLNFYLSALDAQVKAPEDQPTIGLLLCKEKNRLVAEYALRGVTQPMGVAEYQLMREVPPSLETGLPTIDQIEAELRPDLPDVPA is encoded by the coding sequence CTGAAACTCAGCACACTTGGATGGGCTGAGGATTATCGTCACTGGTTCACCGAGCTCAAGCAGCGCGTCGAGCGCGCTCGGCAGCGGGCCGTCGCCAGCGCAAATCGCGAGTTGGTCTCACTGTACTGGCAGATCGGTCGCGATATTCTCGATCGGCAGCAAAAACAGGGCTGGGGGGCCGGCGTCGTCGACCAACTTGCGCGTGATCTCAAGGCAGCGTTTCCTGACATGCGCGGGTTTTCTCCGCGCAACCTCAAGTACATGCGCGCCCTCGCACAAGCTTTTCCGCGGCCGGAATTTGTGCAACAGCCCGTTGCACAATTACCGTGGTCTCACGTTGTGACATTGCTCGACAAGCTTGATGACGCCCCGCAGCGGCTTTGGTACGCGGAAAAGTCGCTCGAGCACGGATGGTCGCGCAGCGTGTTGACCATGCAGATCGAGACGGCCGCCCATGCGCGCGCCGGCAACGCCGTGACGAATTTCGCCGACCGGCTGCCGCCTCCGCAGTCGGATCTCGCCCGCGACGCGCTCAAGGATCCTTATATCCTCGACTTCCTCGGCCTGACCGAGAACGCACAAGAGCGCGATATCGAACGTGCGCTCACGCAGCACATCACTCGTTTTTTGCTCGAACTGGGCGCCGGGTTCGCATTCGTCGGGCGTCAGTACCGGCTGGAGGTTGGCGGCGACGAGTTTTTCATCGATCTGCTTTTCTACCATCTCAAGCTTCGCTGCTATGTCGTCGTCGAACTGAAAACGACGCCGTTCAAGCCGGAGTATGCGGGACAACTGAACTTCTACCTTTCCGCGCTCGACGCGCAGGTCAAGGCGCCGGAAGACCAGCCAACCATCGGCTTGCTTCTGTGCAAGGAGAAGAATCGGCTTGTCGCGGAATATGCGCTCCGCGGCGTGACTCAACCGATGGGCGTGGCTGAATATCAGCTTATGCGTGAGGTTCCCCCCTCACTTGAGACTGGCCTCCCGACCATCGATCAGATCGAGGCCGAGTTGCGCCCCGATCTTCCGGATGTCCCTGCCTAG
- a CDS encoding flavin-containing monooxygenase — translation MAVETTSIDTLVVGAGQAGVAMSEHLGKLGVPHLVLERSRIAERWRTGRWDSLVANGPAWHDRFPGLEFDGLDPDAFATKDQVADYFEAYARKFNAPIRTGVEVKQVVRNAGKPGFIVETSDGTIEANRVVVATGPFQRPVIPPIAPDDARLVQIHSADYRNPAQLPEGAVLVVGAGSSGVQIADELQRAGRQVYLSVGPHDRPPRAYRGRDFCWWLGVLGEWDKEVATPGREHVTIAVSGARGGHTVDFRKLANQGVTLVGLTKSFDGGVAVFERDLAINLARGDENYLSLLDAADAYAARNGLDLPEEPEARRILPNPDCVAHPILALDLAGAGVTSIIWATGYAVDYGWLKVDAFADNGKPQHQRGVSKEPGIYFLGLPWLSRRGSSFIWGVWHDARHIADHIAIQRTYLEYHDASQRRSTAHAEQDGAAPHADAQPHADTQPLADTVN, via the coding sequence GTGGCAGTCGAAACAACCTCAATCGATACGCTCGTCGTCGGCGCCGGTCAGGCCGGCGTGGCCATGAGCGAGCACCTGGGCAAGCTGGGCGTACCGCATCTCGTGCTGGAGCGCAGCCGCATCGCCGAACGCTGGCGCACCGGGCGCTGGGATTCGCTGGTCGCGAACGGCCCCGCATGGCATGACCGCTTCCCCGGCCTCGAATTCGACGGCCTCGATCCCGATGCGTTCGCAACGAAAGACCAGGTCGCCGACTACTTCGAAGCGTATGCGCGCAAGTTCAACGCGCCGATCCGCACCGGCGTCGAGGTGAAGCAGGTCGTGCGCAATGCCGGCAAGCCGGGTTTCATCGTCGAGACGTCCGACGGCACGATCGAGGCGAACCGCGTGGTCGTCGCGACCGGGCCGTTCCAGCGCCCGGTGATTCCGCCGATCGCCCCGGACGACGCCCGCCTCGTGCAGATTCATTCCGCAGACTATCGCAACCCGGCGCAGCTTCCGGAAGGGGCTGTGCTGGTGGTCGGCGCGGGGTCGTCGGGCGTGCAGATCGCCGACGAGCTGCAGCGCGCGGGCCGGCAGGTCTACCTGTCGGTCGGCCCGCACGATCGGCCGCCGCGTGCGTATCGCGGCCGCGATTTCTGCTGGTGGCTCGGCGTGCTCGGCGAATGGGACAAGGAAGTCGCGACGCCCGGTCGTGAGCACGTGACGATCGCGGTGAGCGGCGCGCGCGGCGGCCACACGGTGGATTTCCGCAAGCTCGCGAACCAGGGCGTGACGCTCGTCGGGCTGACGAAGTCGTTCGACGGCGGCGTGGCCGTGTTCGAACGCGATCTGGCGATCAATCTCGCACGCGGCGACGAGAACTACCTGTCGCTGCTCGACGCGGCCGACGCCTATGCGGCGCGCAACGGCCTCGACCTGCCGGAAGAGCCGGAAGCCCGCCGCATCCTGCCGAACCCCGACTGCGTTGCGCATCCGATCCTCGCGCTCGACCTTGCCGGCGCGGGTGTCACGTCGATCATCTGGGCGACCGGCTATGCGGTCGACTACGGCTGGCTGAAGGTCGACGCGTTCGCCGACAACGGCAAGCCGCAGCACCAGCGCGGCGTGTCGAAGGAGCCGGGCATCTATTTCCTCGGGCTGCCGTGGCTGTCGCGGCGCGGCTCCAGCTTCATCTGGGGCGTGTGGCACGACGCGCGGCACATCGCCGACCACATCGCGATCCAGCGCACCTACCTCGAGTACCACGACGCATCGCAGCGCCGCTCGACCGCGCACGCGGAACAGGACGGCGCCGCGCCGCATGCCGACGCGCAGCCGCACGCCGATACGCAGCCGCTCGCCGATACGGTGAACTGA
- a CDS encoding RidA family protein codes for MSQPTHTRIRMFNTKDTYPNQTLDNDLCQAVRAGNTVYVRGQVGTDFDGTLIGLGDPRVQAEQAMKNVKQLLEEAGSDLTHIVKTTTYLIDPRYREPVYQEVGKWLKGVYPISTGLVVSALGQPQWLMEIDVIAVIPDNWQPNRA; via the coding sequence ATGAGCCAACCCACCCACACCCGTATCCGCATGTTCAACACGAAGGATACCTACCCGAACCAGACGCTCGACAACGACCTGTGCCAGGCCGTGCGAGCCGGCAACACCGTCTACGTGCGCGGCCAGGTCGGCACCGATTTCGACGGCACGCTGATCGGTCTCGGCGATCCGCGCGTGCAGGCCGAGCAGGCGATGAAGAACGTCAAGCAACTGCTGGAGGAAGCCGGCAGCGACCTCACGCACATCGTGAAGACGACGACTTACCTGATCGACCCGCGCTATCGCGAGCCGGTGTACCAGGAAGTCGGCAAGTGGCTGAAGGGCGTGTATCCGATCTCGACGGGGCTCGTCGTGTCGGCGCTCGGCCAGCCGCAGTGGCTGATGGAAATCGACGTGATCGCCGTGATCCCGGACAACTGGCAACCGAACCGCGCGTAG
- a CDS encoding DUF1028 domain-containing protein encodes MTFSIVGRCPETGQLGIAISSSSIAVGARCPWVRAGVGAVATQNITLPALGPQILDLIEHEQLAPAAALDRALSANGWSQYRQVTVIDGQGQTACFTGKEALGTHHAVQGEQCVAAGNLLAAPAVIDAMARAFEQAPGLLADRLLAAMHAAMAAGGEAGPVHSAALKVAGDVTWPIVDLRVDWADTDPIGQLDALWQAYRPQMQDYQTRALNPTAAPSYGVPGDE; translated from the coding sequence ATGACTTTCTCCATCGTCGGGCGTTGCCCGGAGACGGGCCAGCTCGGCATCGCGATCAGCTCGTCGAGCATCGCGGTGGGCGCGCGCTGCCCGTGGGTGCGCGCGGGCGTCGGCGCCGTCGCGACGCAGAACATCACGCTGCCGGCGCTTGGGCCCCAGATCCTCGACCTGATCGAGCACGAGCAGCTCGCGCCCGCCGCGGCGCTCGATCGCGCGCTCAGCGCGAACGGCTGGAGCCAGTACCGGCAGGTCACGGTGATCGACGGGCAGGGGCAGACGGCGTGCTTCACCGGCAAGGAAGCGCTCGGCACGCATCACGCGGTGCAGGGCGAGCAATGCGTGGCGGCGGGCAACCTGCTGGCCGCGCCGGCCGTGATCGACGCGATGGCGCGTGCCTTCGAACAGGCGCCCGGCCTGCTCGCCGATCGCCTGCTGGCCGCGATGCACGCGGCGATGGCGGCCGGCGGCGAGGCGGGGCCGGTGCATTCGGCCGCGCTGAAGGTGGCCGGTGACGTGACCTGGCCGATCGTCGACCTGCGTGTCGACTGGGCCGACACCGATCCGATCGGGCAGCTCGATGCGCTGTGGCAGGCGTATCGGCCGCAGATGCAGGACTACCAGACGCGCGCGCTGAACCCCACCGCCGCGCCGAGCTACGGAGTGCCGGGCGATGAATGA
- the argE gene encoding acetylornithine deacetylase, whose product MNDTSSRALLERLIGFATVSRESNLEMIAFIRDYLAGFGVESELFYNAERTKASLYATIGPRDRGGIALSGHTDVVPVDGQAWTVEPFRLTERDGRLYGRGTADMKGFIASVLAAVPAFVARPLGMPVHLAFSYDEEVGCLGVRPMLDALAARAHRPRLCLIGEPTELKPVLGHKGKLAMRCHVKGAACHSAYAPSGVNAIDYAAKLIGRLGEIGAALARPERHDERFDPPFSTVQTGLIKGGRALNIVPAECEFDFEVRALPDFDAHDVPRKLQDYAESELLPRMRAVQPDTDIQLQPLGAYPGLATAPDSEAARLLAMLSGSDAFGTVAFGTEGGLFGQAGIPTVVCGPGSMDQGHKPDEFVTLDQLHGCDAMLARLAAHLSAAA is encoded by the coding sequence ATGAATGACACGTCGAGCCGCGCATTGCTGGAACGGCTGATCGGTTTCGCGACGGTCAGCCGCGAGTCGAACCTCGAGATGATCGCGTTCATCCGCGACTATCTCGCGGGCTTCGGCGTCGAGAGCGAATTGTTCTACAACGCGGAACGGACGAAGGCGAGCCTGTACGCGACGATCGGGCCGCGCGATCGCGGTGGCATCGCGCTGTCGGGCCATACCGACGTGGTGCCGGTCGACGGGCAGGCGTGGACGGTCGAGCCGTTCCGGCTGACCGAGCGCGACGGCCGCCTGTACGGCCGCGGCACGGCCGACATGAAGGGCTTCATCGCGTCGGTGCTCGCGGCCGTGCCGGCGTTCGTCGCGCGGCCGCTGGGCATGCCCGTGCATCTCGCGTTCTCGTACGACGAGGAAGTCGGCTGCCTCGGCGTGCGACCGATGCTCGATGCACTGGCCGCGCGCGCGCACCGGCCGCGCCTGTGCCTGATCGGCGAGCCGACCGAGCTGAAGCCGGTGCTCGGTCACAAGGGCAAGCTCGCGATGCGCTGCCATGTCAAGGGCGCTGCTTGCCACTCGGCGTACGCGCCGTCGGGCGTCAACGCGATCGACTATGCGGCGAAGCTGATCGGCCGGCTCGGCGAGATCGGCGCAGCGCTCGCGCGGCCGGAACGGCACGACGAACGATTCGATCCGCCGTTCTCGACCGTGCAGACCGGGCTGATCAAGGGCGGCCGCGCGCTGAACATCGTGCCGGCCGAATGCGAGTTCGATTTCGAGGTGCGGGCGCTGCCGGATTTCGATGCGCACGACGTGCCGAGGAAGCTGCAGGACTATGCGGAATCCGAACTGTTGCCGAGAATGCGTGCGGTGCAGCCCGATACCGACATTCAACTGCAGCCGCTGGGCGCGTATCCGGGCCTTGCGACCGCGCCGGACAGCGAGGCCGCGCGTCTGCTCGCGATGCTGAGCGGCTCCGATGCGTTCGGCACGGTGGCGTTCGGCACCGAGGGCGGGCTATTCGGGCAAGCCGGCATTCCGACCGTGGTGTGCGGGCCCGGCAGCATGGACCAGGGGCACAAGCCCGACGAGTTCGTCACGCTCGACCAGCTCCACGGCTGCGACGCGATGCTGGCGCGGCTGGCCGCCCATCTTTCCGCAGCCGCCTGA
- a CDS encoding LysR substrate-binding domain-containing protein: MAHYTLRQLKYFVTTVESGSVAEASRQLFIAQPSISSAIKGLEESFGVKLFIRHHAQGVSLTPSGTRFYRKAQELLRIAHEFEQNALADNDVVTGQIDIGCFETVAPLYLPQLIAGFRERYPGVNIRLRDGDQQELVQGLTSGTFDLALMYDHDLDGTIETEPLMPPQQPYVLLPENHRFAGQTHVSLRDLCVEPMILLDVQPSRTYFVSLFHELGLTPNIVFGSPSIEMVRGMVGQGFGFSLLVTRPHSEYTYDGQRVVTIGLSETVSPSGLVSARLKRGQLTKQAQSFVDFCRERLAQIVAETVR; this comes from the coding sequence GTGGCTCACTACACTTTGCGGCAACTGAAATACTTCGTGACGACGGTGGAATCCGGCAGCGTCGCCGAGGCGTCGCGCCAGCTGTTCATCGCGCAGCCGTCGATCTCCAGCGCGATCAAGGGTCTGGAGGAAAGCTTCGGCGTGAAGCTGTTCATCCGCCATCACGCGCAGGGCGTGTCGCTGACGCCGAGCGGCACGCGCTTCTACCGGAAGGCGCAGGAACTGCTGCGCATCGCGCACGAATTCGAACAGAACGCGCTCGCCGACAACGACGTGGTCACCGGGCAGATCGACATCGGCTGCTTCGAGACGGTCGCGCCGCTCTATCTGCCGCAACTGATCGCGGGCTTTCGCGAGCGCTACCCGGGCGTGAACATCCGGCTGCGCGACGGCGACCAGCAGGAACTCGTGCAGGGCCTGACGTCCGGCACGTTCGATCTCGCGCTGATGTACGACCACGATCTCGACGGCACGATCGAGACCGAGCCGCTGATGCCGCCGCAGCAGCCGTACGTGCTGCTGCCGGAAAATCACCGGTTCGCGGGCCAGACGCACGTGTCGTTGCGCGACCTCTGTGTCGAGCCGATGATCCTGCTCGACGTGCAGCCGAGCCGCACGTATTTCGTCAGCCTCTTTCACGAACTCGGGCTCACGCCGAACATCGTGTTCGGATCGCCGTCGATCGAGATGGTGCGCGGGATGGTCGGCCAGGGGTTCGGCTTCTCGCTGCTCGTCACGCGCCCGCATTCCGAATACACGTACGACGGCCAGCGCGTCGTGACGATCGGCCTCAGCGAGACGGTGAGCCCGTCGGGGCTCGTGAGTGCACGGCTGAAGCGCGGGCAACTCACGAAGCAGGCGCAGTCGTTCGTCGATTTTTGCCGCGAGCGGCTCGCGCAGATCGTCGCGGAAACGGTGCGATAA
- a CDS encoding purine-cytosine permease family protein, with protein sequence MTNVDRNASPMIEKHTIGYVPPAERHGKVRDLFTLWFGGNIAPLPIVTGALGVQLFHLNLMWGIVAIVVGQAVGGVLMALHSAQGPQMGIPQMIQSRAQFGSWGALLVTVIAAVMYVGFFASNIVLAGKSVHGIASSVPVPVGIVIGAVGSGLIGIVGYRFIHILNRIGTWVLGIGILVGFWMILTHVTTDDFLTRGGFNFAGWLATVSLSALWQIAFAPYVSDYSRYLPENVGVASTFWATYLGCTIGSTLAFIFGAVAVLAVPAGADAMDAVKQATGPLGPLMLVLFLLSVISHNALNLYGAVLAVITSVQTFAYKWIPTAKARAVVSVVIFVACCYAAIGASTNFVGNLVDLVLALLVVLVPWTAINLIDFYVIHKGKYDIKSIFMVDGGIYGRFNPQALLAYAIGILVQIPFMNTPMYAGPIPAHLGGADLSWLVGLVLTSPLYYWLATRDSAYRRRQTGATMPPTAAR encoded by the coding sequence ATGACGAACGTGGACCGCAACGCGTCCCCGATGATAGAGAAGCACACGATCGGCTACGTGCCGCCCGCGGAGCGCCACGGCAAGGTGCGCGACCTGTTCACGCTCTGGTTCGGCGGCAACATCGCGCCGCTGCCGATCGTGACCGGCGCGCTCGGCGTGCAGCTCTTCCACCTGAACCTGATGTGGGGCATCGTCGCGATCGTCGTCGGCCAGGCGGTCGGCGGCGTGCTGATGGCGCTGCATTCGGCGCAGGGGCCGCAGATGGGCATCCCGCAGATGATCCAGAGCCGCGCGCAGTTCGGCTCGTGGGGCGCGCTGCTCGTGACCGTGATCGCGGCCGTGATGTACGTCGGCTTCTTCGCGTCGAACATCGTGCTGGCCGGCAAGTCGGTGCACGGCATCGCATCGTCGGTGCCGGTGCCCGTCGGCATCGTGATCGGCGCGGTGGGCTCGGGGCTGATCGGGATCGTCGGCTACCGGTTCATCCACATCCTGAACCGGATCGGCACGTGGGTGCTTGGCATCGGCATCCTGGTCGGCTTCTGGATGATCCTCACGCACGTGACGACCGACGATTTCCTGACGCGCGGCGGCTTCAACTTCGCCGGCTGGCTCGCGACGGTGTCGCTGTCGGCGTTGTGGCAGATCGCGTTCGCGCCGTACGTGTCGGACTATTCGCGCTATCTGCCGGAAAACGTCGGCGTGGCGTCGACGTTCTGGGCGACCTATCTCGGCTGCACGATCGGCTCGACGCTCGCGTTCATCTTCGGCGCGGTCGCGGTGCTCGCGGTGCCGGCCGGCGCGGACGCGATGGATGCGGTCAAGCAGGCCACGGGCCCGCTCGGCCCGCTGATGCTCGTGCTGTTCCTGCTCAGCGTGATCAGCCACAACGCGCTGAACCTGTACGGCGCGGTGCTCGCGGTGATCACGTCGGTGCAGACGTTCGCATACAAGTGGATTCCGACCGCGAAGGCACGCGCGGTGGTGTCGGTCGTGATTTTCGTCGCGTGCTGCTACGCGGCGATCGGTGCGTCGACGAACTTCGTCGGCAACCTCGTCGATCTCGTGCTCGCGCTGCTCGTCGTGCTGGTGCCGTGGACGGCGATCAACCTGATCGACTTCTACGTGATCCACAAGGGCAAGTACGACATCAAGTCGATCTTCATGGTCGATGGCGGGATCTACGGCCGCTTCAACCCGCAGGCGCTGCTCGCGTATGCGATCGGCATCCTCGTGCAGATTCCGTTCATGAACACGCCGATGTATGCGGGCCCGATTCCCGCGCATCTCGGTGGCGCGGACCTGTCGTGGCTGGTGGGGCTCGTGCTGACGTCGCCGCTGTACTACTGGCTCGCGACGCGCGACAGCGCGTACCGGCGCCGGCAGACGGGCGCGACGATGCCGCCGACGGCGGCGCGGTAA